In Silene latifolia isolate original U9 population chromosome X, ASM4854445v1, whole genome shotgun sequence, the following proteins share a genomic window:
- the LOC141618210 gene encoding ATP-dependent Clp protease ATP-binding subunit CLPT1, chloroplastic, translating into MASNTLSLFTPPSTISPYKSNISRFFPSSGQSNGLLSSLFGNQLSIRLPNPNFVALKRQHTTMTVSFSLPTSKREDVSSEKLPKWSARGIKSFAMAELEARKLKYPNTGTEALLMGILVEGTSHASKFLRANGITLFKVREETVNLLGRSDMYFSSPEHPPLTEAAQKALDWAIDQKLKSGESGEITVTHLLLGIWAQKEFAAYQIMASLGFSDEKAKELSKYMDKDIVLSHK; encoded by the exons ATGGCGTCCAACACACTCTCACTATTTACTCCGCCATCCACAATCTCACCTTACAAATCCAACATCTCTCGTTTCTTTCCTTCTTCTGGTCAATCAAACGGTCTGCTTAGCTCCTTATTCGGAAATCAGCTCTCAATTCGATTACCAAACCCTAATTTCGTCGCATTGAAGCGTCAACATACAACTATGACCGTCTCCTTCAGCTTACCTACTAG TAAGCGGGAGGATGTATCGTCGGAGAAATTGCCTAA ATGGTCTGCCAGGGGAATAAAGTCTTTTGCTATGGCTGAACTGGAGGCTAGGAAGCTTAAATATCCAAACACCGGGACTGAGGCTCTTCTGATGGGAATTCTTGTGGAAG GAACAAGCCATGCTTCGAAGTTTTTGAGGGCAAATGGCATCACCCTTTTCAAGGTGCGAGAGGAGACAGTTAACCTGCTTGGCAGATCAGATATGTACTTCTCCAGTCCCGAGCATCCTCCTTTGACTGAGGCAGCCCAGAAGGCTCTTGACTGGGCCATTGATCAGAAACTGAAGTCAG GTGAAAGTGGGGAAATAACCGTGACTCATTTACTTCTCGGGATATGGGCACAGAAAGAGTTTGCTGCTTATCAAATAATGGCATCACTTGGTTTTAGTGATGAAAAAGCAAAAGAGCTTTCAAAATAT ATGGATAAAGACATTGTCTTGTCCCATAAGTAG